One Halococcus agarilyticus DNA segment encodes these proteins:
- the cas6 gene encoding CRISPR-associated endoribonuclease Cas6, translating to MRILARLRVRADAAYDNAYHHKLRGRLWRALEGTAFEEGHDTNDPPGFCYSNPFPPGDMEEGDERTLLVASPHEELLSHVARDLRSEPELNVGEMPYRVEDLSALAPDVGEPGSSGVIETGTGVVVRIPPWRRDDYGIEGDYGDTATFWRPEMTMEPFRNQVVANLDKKHGQFASEHLPGPSDRDGELFESYELIKTFALPVTVTEGEEMTYVVSKWRLGYRVRDDHHRRHLNLALDCGIGERNSLGFGFVNITDRTRPGESELEDANAFA from the coding sequence GTGCGCATCTTAGCCAGGCTTCGTGTTCGCGCGGACGCCGCGTACGACAACGCCTACCATCACAAGCTCCGGGGGCGGCTCTGGCGCGCGCTCGAAGGGACCGCATTCGAGGAGGGCCACGACACGAACGACCCGCCAGGCTTCTGCTACTCGAACCCGTTCCCGCCTGGCGACATGGAGGAAGGCGACGAGCGAACCTTGCTAGTGGCCTCGCCCCACGAGGAGCTGCTGAGCCACGTCGCGCGTGACCTCCGATCGGAACCGGAGCTGAACGTCGGCGAGATGCCCTATCGGGTCGAGGACCTCTCGGCGCTCGCACCCGACGTGGGCGAACCGGGGAGTTCAGGTGTGATCGAGACTGGGACCGGCGTGGTGGTGCGGATTCCGCCGTGGCGACGCGACGACTACGGGATCGAGGGCGACTACGGGGACACCGCGACGTTCTGGCGACCCGAGATGACGATGGAGCCGTTCCGGAACCAAGTGGTGGCGAACCTCGACAAGAAGCATGGTCAGTTCGCGTCCGAGCACCTGCCCGGTCCGAGCGATCGCGACGGCGAGTTGTTCGAGAGCTACGAACTCATCAAAACGTTCGCGCTGCCAGTGACGGTGACGGAGGGCGAGGAGATGACCTACGTCGTGAGCAAGTGGCGACTCGGCTATCGGGTGCGCGACGACCATCACCGGCGACATCTGAACCTCGCGCTGGACTGCGGGATCGGCGAGCGCAACTCGCTCGGGTTCGGGTTCGTGAACATCACCGATCGGACGCGACCGGGCGAGAGCGAACTGGAGGACGCGAATGCTTTCGCCTGA
- a CDS encoding PRC-barrel domain-containing protein, with protein MDTTPAEIGSLVGREVYSNNGTFVGEVEDVRIDLDDEVVTGLAVGGLNREVLGGRARNAGGVIVPFRWVRSVGDIVLVNDVVERLREPEEESEAEATA; from the coding sequence ATGGACACGACGCCAGCGGAGATCGGCTCGCTCGTCGGTCGCGAGGTCTACTCGAACAACGGGACGTTCGTCGGCGAGGTCGAGGACGTGCGGATCGATCTCGACGACGAGGTCGTCACGGGGCTCGCGGTCGGCGGGCTCAATCGCGAGGTGCTCGGCGGGCGCGCACGCAACGCCGGGGGCGTCATCGTGCCGTTCCGGTGGGTCCGCTCGGTCGGGGACATCGTGCTCGTCAACGACGTCGTGGAGCGCCTCCGCGAGCCAGAAGAGGAGAGCGAGGCGGAAGCGACTGCGTAA
- the cas5b gene encoding type I-B CRISPR-associated protein Cas5b: MEQESPGASTNDESEWVPERCLSVTVRGPWGHFRRVEGNVVKQTYRIIPRTTVAGLLAAVLGVERDGYYDLFGPSASRIAIEPVSPLRTLNMPMNTLSTAGGDLQSINAHGKITIRLPDPTNLRQQHNYEVLVGPEYRIDIALSDEKTYRKLRETLAAGKSHYVPSLGLSEHLAELEFHGEFEVRDGPTDDPVAVDSAVPNRIESVVLESGTRCQVEESPAFMANDSGGRTTTEFTSYVYNPDAKELDVRDIDAKTVDERTVVFV; the protein is encoded by the coding sequence ATGGAGCAGGAATCGCCCGGGGCGTCGACCAACGACGAGTCGGAGTGGGTCCCAGAGCGGTGTCTCTCCGTGACGGTTCGTGGTCCGTGGGGGCACTTCCGACGCGTTGAGGGGAACGTCGTCAAACAGACCTACCGGATTATCCCCCGAACGACAGTTGCGGGCCTGTTAGCTGCGGTGCTCGGTGTCGAGCGTGACGGCTATTACGACCTCTTCGGCCCCTCGGCCTCTCGAATCGCCATCGAGCCGGTGTCACCGCTCCGGACGCTGAACATGCCGATGAACACGCTCTCGACAGCAGGTGGCGACCTCCAATCCATCAACGCTCATGGAAAGATCACTATCAGGCTTCCGGACCCGACGAACCTCCGCCAGCAGCACAACTACGAGGTACTCGTCGGCCCCGAATACCGGATCGACATCGCGCTGAGTGACGAGAAGACGTACCGGAAACTGCGGGAGACGCTCGCAGCCGGGAAATCACACTACGTCCCGAGCCTCGGACTCTCGGAACATCTCGCTGAACTCGAGTTCCACGGCGAGTTCGAGGTTCGAGATGGGCCAACCGACGATCCAGTTGCGGTCGACTCGGCGGTCCCGAACAGAATCGAGAGTGTCGTTCTCGAATCCGGCACGCGCTGTCAGGTCGAAGAATCCCCCGCGTTCATGGCGAACGATTCGGGAGGCCGAACGACGACCGAGTTCACGTCCTACGTCTACAATCCCGACGCGAAGGAACTCGACGTTCGGGATATCGACGCGAAAACGGTCGACGAGCGCACGGTGGTGTTCGTCTGA
- a CDS encoding DHH family phosphoesterase, whose amino-acid sequence MSTGITMASMSTYAILGCGSVGYAVAEELADEGKDVLIIDADDGRVEALRDQDLNAKTADIADEEVPEAVADRDVVLILSTDIEANQTAVEHIREEGDEQFIVARASDPVTADELREAGADAVINPSQVIADAALRALETGELEHKAGQLADVIDATESKLAILAHDNPGPDSIASAVAFRAIAEARGIEADILYDGEIGHQEDRAFVNLIGVELLARDEVDFESYDTLALVDHARSMEREIERPVDVLIDHNEPDADYEAAFTDVRSNVSSTSTILTKYVQEFDLGLDDTVATALLYGIRAETLDFKRDTTPADLTAASYLYPFADHDTLEQVESPSMSPETLDVLAEAIRNREVRGSHLVSNAGFIHDRDALSQAAQHLLNLEGVTTTAVFAIDDERITLSARSKDIRLNIRNVLEDAFEDIGEAVGHSTDATVTIPLGIFTGIETSDDNRETLLQLTEEAVRRKLFAAMGVDENGN is encoded by the coding sequence ATGAGCACGGGCATCACGATGGCCTCGATGTCCACGTATGCGATCCTCGGCTGTGGCAGCGTCGGTTACGCCGTCGCCGAGGAACTCGCCGACGAGGGCAAGGACGTTCTCATCATCGACGCCGACGACGGCCGGGTCGAGGCGCTGCGTGACCAGGACCTGAACGCGAAGACCGCGGACATCGCGGACGAGGAGGTTCCCGAGGCGGTCGCGGATCGGGACGTCGTGTTGATCCTCTCGACCGATATCGAGGCGAACCAGACCGCGGTCGAGCACATCCGCGAGGAGGGCGACGAACAGTTCATCGTCGCGCGGGCGTCCGACCCGGTGACTGCCGACGAACTCCGGGAGGCGGGCGCGGACGCCGTCATCAACCCCTCCCAGGTGATCGCCGACGCCGCGCTCCGGGCGCTCGAAACCGGCGAACTCGAACACAAGGCGGGCCAGCTCGCGGACGTCATCGACGCAACCGAGTCGAAGCTCGCGATCCTCGCCCACGACAACCCGGGCCCGGACTCGATCGCCAGCGCGGTCGCGTTCCGGGCGATCGCCGAAGCGCGGGGAATCGAGGCGGACATCCTCTACGACGGCGAGATCGGCCACCAGGAGGATCGGGCGTTCGTCAACCTGATCGGGGTCGAACTGCTCGCGCGCGACGAGGTCGATTTCGAGTCGTACGACACGCTCGCGCTGGTCGATCACGCCCGCTCGATGGAACGCGAGATCGAGCGCCCGGTCGACGTGCTGATCGATCACAACGAGCCCGACGCCGACTACGAGGCGGCGTTCACCGACGTGCGCTCGAACGTTTCCTCGACCTCGACGATCCTGACCAAGTACGTCCAGGAGTTCGATCTCGGGCTCGACGACACCGTCGCGACCGCGCTGCTCTACGGCATCCGCGCCGAGACGCTCGACTTCAAGCGCGATACGACGCCCGCCGATCTGACCGCAGCCTCGTATCTCTACCCGTTCGCCGACCACGACACCCTCGAACAGGTCGAGTCGCCGTCGATGAGCCCCGAGACGCTCGACGTGCTCGCCGAGGCCATCCGGAATCGAGAGGTCAGGGGCTCCCATCTCGTCTCGAACGCGGGGTTCATCCACGACCGCGACGCGCTTTCCCAGGCCGCCCAGCATCTCCTGAATCTGGAGGGTGTCACCACGACCGCGGTGTTCGCCATCGACGACGAGCGCATCACCCTGTCGGCGCGCTCGAAGGACATCCGACTCAACATCCGGAACGTGCTGGAGGACGCCTTCGAGGACATCGGCGAGGCCGTGGGCCACTCGACCGACGCGACCGTGACCATTCCGCTCGGGATCTTCACCGGGATCGAGACCAGCGACGACAACCGCGAGACGCTGCTCCAGCTCACCGAGGAGGCGGTCCGGAGAAAGCTGTTCGCCGCGATGGGCGTCGACGAGAACGGGAACTGA
- the cas7b gene encoding type I-B CRISPR-associated protein Cas7/Csh2: MTTDTDANTVQHRSEIVFLYDAVDANPNGNPLSGSNRPRIDPQTQQAIVTDVRLKRYLRDQLDDDGHGVYIRNASGDDGYAQTRTKLLSACVKDTVAYVEKNDVDEMEDGELAEMAFGEYLDESVDVRYFGATMSIDADDALGAVEDALPNHFTGPVQFSPGKSMHAVNENEEYDSLTSVIATQEGKEQGGFDLDDNRIQYGLIRFHGIVDEHGAADTKLTESDVRRLDTLCWRALKNQTISRSKVGQEPRLYCRVEYDEESFHLGGLDKDLALDETESEPEEELRNVRDLAVDIDEFVRRLSNASDQIERVRTVTSDVLQFTHEGELGGSELFYDALRDAIGDDAVDTIDVYDEHRETLPTSDDSNDSPE, translated from the coding sequence ATGACAACCGATACTGACGCCAACACCGTCCAGCACCGCTCCGAGATCGTCTTCCTGTACGACGCCGTCGACGCGAACCCGAACGGCAACCCGCTCAGCGGTTCGAACCGTCCGCGGATCGACCCCCAAACCCAACAGGCCATCGTCACGGACGTGCGGCTGAAGCGCTACCTCCGTGACCAGCTCGACGACGACGGCCACGGCGTCTACATCCGCAACGCCAGCGGTGACGATGGATACGCCCAGACGCGTACGAAACTCCTCTCGGCGTGTGTGAAGGACACCGTCGCGTACGTCGAGAAGAACGATGTCGACGAGATGGAAGACGGCGAACTCGCCGAGATGGCGTTCGGCGAGTATCTCGACGAAAGCGTCGACGTGCGCTACTTCGGGGCGACGATGAGCATCGACGCTGACGACGCGCTTGGAGCGGTCGAGGACGCATTGCCGAATCACTTCACCGGCCCGGTACAGTTCTCGCCAGGCAAGTCGATGCACGCCGTCAACGAGAACGAGGAGTACGATAGCCTCACGAGCGTCATCGCAACGCAGGAAGGCAAAGAACAGGGCGGGTTCGACCTCGACGACAATCGTATCCAGTACGGCCTGATTCGGTTTCACGGAATCGTTGACGAGCACGGGGCTGCGGACACGAAGCTCACGGAAAGCGACGTTCGACGTCTCGACACGCTCTGCTGGCGCGCGCTGAAGAACCAGACGATCAGCCGGAGCAAGGTCGGGCAGGAGCCCCGACTGTACTGCCGTGTCGAGTACGATGAGGAGAGTTTCCATCTCGGCGGACTTGACAAGGACCTCGCGCTCGACGAGACGGAGTCAGAGCCCGAAGAAGAGCTTCGAAACGTCCGGGACCTCGCCGTCGATATCGACGAGTTCGTTCGACGACTCTCGAACGCGAGCGATCAGATCGAACGTGTCCGGACCGTCACAAGCGATGTCCTCCAGTTCACACACGAGGGTGAACTCGGCGGCTCGGAGTTGTTCTACGACGCACTCCGCGACGCTATCGGGGACGATGCCGTCGACACCATCGACGTGTACGACGAGCACCGCGAGACACTCCCGACGAGCGACGACAGCAACGACAGTCCGGAGTGA
- the cas8b gene encoding type I-B CRISPR-associated protein Cas8b/Csh1, whose translation MLSPEEFRERYPEEKLAEELPDSPIGSLRDIQYLYGKLYTLATTGGGEYAPYLTPDAAGDLEDSGDSLIVVRADLSGDEPRLADRIDPVWVTSYSEDQVQDVAHCKYPAARGIDHSVTHQSGQNSDPEKLARYAKERLTKWATDDVVQEVAENHDEGWIIKELVELGEDEGALDEIEGTLTTALGGESTTALLTVQVQLDEDEGYRWPGDLDVFMEAMRQRKLSKLVTKNKADDSSGNATDLVTGEPTRTVGTSEDPQNYFLGKQLEKFPGLDIEEAWRTHPISEDAAVTVMNADTFVEACTYRTFGAKVYCLPYFFGRPSIDDAYTLYSTLHAAANADESRTTPIENVYQRRTDWSIDTNRLRFYVSAVMPHQMSRYDVFGETLNGRIQYPAELARSHVDVLRTAAFRDDDRWTAAFPTNEGWTLLDGEGLLGPIASGWYFAETLPTGEDEASADDIRIEALVDVLSGTPIPVSMLLDGYVERIIEEDTDEQFPRFRVASQYAQLCALAGAEEEFLTADDQQRSIAEQPTYRIRTMESRENLAITDGGFEGDQNLEEFIENTPALGHDQRCGVFLLGALVGAVGSYQEWPLERSTTLVDQFPVKSITTNRIKKVAQDAIEKTLTYTREEKKREGKQYPGTKFDYIVDRLRKTILNPDPDEWDLDKSDLRFYYALGVTYGMNDRPLSDDDEAAAEIEEEATS comes from the coding sequence ATGCTTTCGCCTGAGGAGTTCCGCGAGAGATATCCCGAGGAGAAGCTTGCCGAGGAACTCCCGGATTCGCCGATTGGATCGCTTCGGGACATCCAGTACCTCTACGGCAAGCTCTACACGCTCGCGACCACGGGCGGCGGTGAGTACGCACCGTATCTCACGCCCGATGCGGCCGGTGATCTCGAAGACAGTGGTGATAGTCTCATCGTGGTCCGGGCCGATCTCTCGGGGGACGAACCCCGACTCGCAGACAGGATCGACCCAGTGTGGGTGACGAGTTACAGCGAGGACCAGGTTCAGGATGTCGCGCATTGCAAGTATCCAGCCGCACGCGGTATCGACCACAGCGTCACCCACCAGTCCGGACAGAACAGCGACCCAGAGAAACTCGCCCGCTACGCGAAAGAGCGGTTGACGAAGTGGGCGACCGACGACGTGGTGCAAGAAGTAGCCGAAAACCACGACGAGGGCTGGATCATCAAGGAACTCGTCGAACTAGGGGAAGACGAGGGCGCTCTCGACGAGATCGAAGGGACGCTCACGACCGCGCTCGGTGGCGAGTCGACGACGGCGCTGCTCACGGTGCAGGTACAACTCGACGAGGACGAGGGGTATCGATGGCCGGGCGACCTCGACGTGTTCATGGAGGCGATGCGCCAGCGAAAGCTCTCGAAGCTCGTCACCAAGAACAAGGCCGACGACTCCTCGGGGAACGCGACCGACCTCGTTACCGGCGAACCGACACGGACGGTCGGCACCTCCGAGGACCCCCAGAACTACTTCCTCGGCAAGCAGCTAGAGAAGTTCCCCGGCCTCGACATCGAGGAGGCGTGGCGCACTCATCCGATCTCCGAGGACGCCGCCGTGACGGTGATGAACGCGGATACGTTCGTTGAGGCGTGTACCTACCGAACCTTCGGTGCGAAGGTGTACTGCCTGCCGTACTTCTTCGGGCGGCCATCGATTGACGACGCGTACACGCTGTACAGTACGCTCCACGCCGCCGCAAACGCCGATGAGAGCAGAACCACCCCCATCGAGAACGTATACCAGCGACGAACCGACTGGTCGATCGATACGAATCGGCTTCGGTTCTACGTTTCGGCGGTCATGCCCCATCAGATGTCGCGCTATGACGTCTTCGGTGAGACGCTGAACGGGCGAATACAGTACCCAGCCGAGCTCGCGCGATCACACGTGGACGTGCTTCGAACCGCGGCGTTCCGGGACGACGACCGCTGGACCGCGGCGTTCCCGACGAACGAGGGGTGGACGCTACTCGATGGAGAGGGGCTCCTCGGCCCGATCGCGTCCGGCTGGTACTTCGCCGAAACACTTCCGACGGGCGAGGACGAGGCGAGTGCCGACGACATCCGAATCGAGGCACTCGTCGACGTACTTAGTGGAACGCCGATCCCGGTATCGATGCTGCTGGATGGATACGTCGAACGGATCATCGAAGAAGACACCGACGAGCAGTTCCCTCGGTTTCGGGTCGCGTCCCAGTACGCCCAGTTGTGTGCGCTCGCGGGAGCTGAAGAGGAGTTCCTCACGGCGGACGACCAGCAACGATCGATAGCCGAACAACCGACATATCGAATACGAACCATGGAATCACGAGAAAACCTCGCCATCACCGATGGTGGGTTCGAAGGCGACCAGAACCTCGAAGAGTTCATCGAAAACACACCAGCGCTCGGACACGACCAACGATGTGGCGTGTTTCTCCTGGGTGCACTCGTCGGCGCTGTCGGGAGCTATCAGGAGTGGCCCTTGGAGCGTTCGACGACGCTCGTCGACCAGTTCCCCGTCAAATCGATCACGACGAACCGGATCAAGAAGGTCGCACAGGACGCGATCGAGAAGACGCTGACGTACACGAGGGAGGAAAAGAAACGTGAGGGAAAGCAGTACCCGGGAACGAAGTTCGACTACATCGTCGATCGACTCCGCAAGACGATCCTCAATCCGGATCCCGACGAGTGGGACCTTGACAAGAGCGACCTCCGATTCTACTACGCGCTCGGGGTCACGTACGGCATGAACGACCGCCCGCTCTCAGACGACGACGAAGCAGCCGCAGAAATCGAGGAGGAAGCCACATCATGA
- the cas4 gene encoding CRISPR-associated protein Cas4: MSTETSSIDPVEKLLATARDEALDDEFHVTGVMMQYYEVCERELWFVSRHLEIDRDNVAVVRGTRVDDSAYEGKRRNVSIDGTIAIDVLEDGRVMEVKPSSSLVDPAKLQLCYYLWYLDRVVGVEREGVLAHPTERRQETVELTDERVEWVEESIRGVHRVVTSDTPPPAEEKPFCESCAYHDFCWSC; the protein is encoded by the coding sequence ATGAGTACCGAGACCTCCTCGATAGACCCCGTCGAGAAACTGCTCGCGACGGCCCGCGACGAGGCGCTCGACGACGAGTTCCACGTCACGGGCGTGATGATGCAGTACTACGAGGTCTGTGAGCGCGAGCTCTGGTTCGTCTCCCGCCACCTCGAGATCGATCGGGACAACGTGGCGGTCGTGCGGGGAACACGGGTCGACGACTCCGCCTACGAGGGAAAGCGCCGGAACGTCTCGATCGACGGCACCATCGCCATCGACGTGCTCGAGGATGGTCGTGTGATGGAGGTCAAGCCATCCTCGTCGCTGGTCGATCCCGCGAAGCTCCAGCTGTGTTACTATCTCTGGTATCTCGATCGTGTCGTCGGCGTCGAGCGCGAGGGCGTACTCGCCCATCCGACCGAGCGCAGACAGGAGACGGTCGAACTCACCGACGAGCGCGTCGAGTGGGTCGAGGAGTCGATTCGCGGGGTGCATCGAGTCGTGACGAGCGACACACCGCCACCAGCCGAGGAGAAGCCGTTCTGTGAATCGTGCGCCTATCACGACTTCTGCTGGAGCTGCTGA
- a CDS encoding CRISPR-associated endonuclease Cas3'' codes for MALDPNERYSHPPEDDHPSVRLVTHLEDVANRVDHLVPEEATTPEGDPLYEVVRRLALVHDLGKATTWFQHYIDDDRRDPTPTTKRHHSPLGSFAAFAVLERGGFDTETCIAGFVAIAKHHGTLPDVLEYVVGRTDGSLHGDDEALDVVAHQAKNIHDHAPDVATTIFEEATGDADDWKAFAQAIIDDSLVERIATHVVIDEQPNVDALSKSCYALVLQCWSALVLADKTSAAGADDDSSTYAAESPSLGRLDEHVERIEDDASADPDGTRAERLDHHRSRARESVLDNTAAFAETGGGVATLTLPTGMGKTLTGLSAAFDLRDRLDGERVVYALPFTSIIDQVVGEVEDIYETDTAGRLLTAHHHLAETIIREEGNEEKADLDDDIAGMLAESWRAGLTVTTFVQLFESLAGPGNQQSMKLPALRNSVVVLDEPQSLPLDWWKLVPRLVVMLTERYDATVIAMTATQPELFEHSTEIVGDPTELVDDPDSYFEAVERVSYELDASTERYIEDQAGPKTYEDAADALTESLDSGESALAVCNTIDSTRELTERVSGPTQVDVAEVYAEVLGSVGDVDLVDPETVAGRVIEGGDDALLHLSTRLRPADRLTLIETAKKLTQRGYPLVVVSTQLVEAGVDISFDRVYRDLAPIDSIVQAAGRCNRSFERARGRVTVWWLDAPGEQAKTPAEAVYNRGTSLLPVAADTLDSVRDDEGALSETAVARDAVSRYYDRLHGEKDVGKQSYAEFVDEARADELGKLSLIGQRRTADVLVIRTENERELVDDFAEAAKNHSFDEMDRLRDATKPLRISVPVYREDSDRADSIRKLTPVIDREEGLWRLDTRDQGSFFDVTKGFVDPESTVDHQFL; via the coding sequence ATGGCGCTCGACCCGAACGAGCGATACTCCCATCCTCCGGAAGACGATCATCCGTCAGTAAGACTCGTGACTCATCTCGAAGACGTTGCGAACAGAGTCGATCATCTCGTGCCCGAGGAGGCGACCACACCGGAAGGCGACCCGCTCTACGAGGTCGTCCGTCGCCTCGCGCTCGTCCACGACCTCGGCAAGGCGACGACGTGGTTCCAACACTACATCGACGACGATCGCCGGGACCCGACACCGACAACGAAACGTCACCACTCGCCGCTTGGATCGTTCGCTGCCTTCGCAGTTCTCGAACGCGGCGGGTTCGATACGGAGACCTGTATCGCCGGATTCGTTGCGATCGCGAAACACCACGGTACGCTCCCGGACGTGCTCGAATACGTCGTGGGTCGGACGGATGGAAGCCTCCACGGCGACGACGAAGCACTCGACGTCGTCGCACACCAGGCGAAGAACATCCACGATCACGCTCCCGATGTTGCGACGACCATCTTCGAGGAAGCGACCGGGGATGCCGATGACTGGAAAGCGTTCGCGCAAGCGATCATCGATGACTCGCTCGTCGAACGGATCGCGACACACGTCGTCATCGACGAGCAACCGAACGTCGATGCGCTCTCGAAGTCGTGCTACGCGCTCGTTCTCCAGTGCTGGAGCGCGCTCGTGCTCGCGGACAAGACCAGCGCCGCCGGTGCGGACGACGATTCGTCCACTTACGCGGCGGAGTCGCCCTCGTTGGGCCGACTCGACGAGCACGTCGAACGGATCGAGGACGACGCGAGCGCTGATCCGGACGGAACGCGCGCCGAGCGACTCGACCACCACCGATCGCGCGCCCGCGAGTCCGTCCTCGACAACACCGCCGCGTTCGCCGAGACCGGTGGCGGCGTGGCGACGCTCACGCTGCCGACCGGGATGGGAAAGACGCTCACCGGGCTCTCGGCGGCGTTCGATCTCCGCGATCGACTCGACGGCGAGCGCGTCGTCTACGCGCTCCCCTTTACGAGCATCATCGACCAGGTCGTCGGCGAGGTCGAGGATATCTACGAGACCGACACCGCCGGACGACTGCTCACCGCCCACCACCACCTCGCGGAGACGATCATTCGTGAAGAGGGGAACGAGGAGAAGGCCGATCTCGACGACGACATCGCGGGGATGCTCGCCGAGAGCTGGCGCGCGGGGTTGACGGTAACGACCTTCGTCCAGCTGTTCGAGAGTCTTGCCGGACCGGGCAACCAGCAGTCGATGAAGCTCCCCGCGCTCCGAAACAGCGTCGTCGTCCTCGACGAGCCACAGAGCCTGCCGCTCGACTGGTGGAAGCTCGTTCCCCGACTCGTCGTGATGCTGACCGAGCGCTACGACGCGACCGTGATCGCGATGACGGCGACCCAGCCGGAACTGTTCGAGCACTCGACCGAAATCGTCGGCGATCCGACCGAGCTCGTCGACGATCCCGACAGCTATTTCGAAGCCGTCGAACGGGTGAGCTACGAACTCGATGCCTCAACCGAGCGGTACATCGAGGATCAGGCGGGACCGAAGACCTACGAGGACGCTGCGGACGCGCTGACCGAATCGCTCGACAGCGGGGAGTCCGCTCTCGCGGTTTGCAACACGATCGATAGCACTCGTGAACTCACCGAGCGTGTGAGTGGTCCCACGCAAGTCGATGTCGCCGAAGTGTACGCCGAGGTACTCGGTTCAGTCGGTGACGTGGATTTGGTCGATCCCGAAACGGTCGCTGGCCGCGTGATCGAGGGAGGTGACGACGCGTTGCTGCACCTCTCGACGCGGCTCCGTCCCGCGGACCGGCTGACGCTGATCGAGACGGCAAAAAAACTCACCCAGCGCGGCTATCCGCTCGTCGTCGTCTCGACCCAGCTCGTCGAGGCGGGCGTGGACATCAGCTTCGATCGGGTGTACCGCGACCTCGCCCCGATCGACAGTATCGTGCAGGCAGCGGGGCGGTGCAACCGCTCGTTCGAGCGGGCTCGCGGGCGCGTCACGGTCTGGTGGCTCGACGCTCCCGGCGAGCAGGCGAAGACACCAGCCGAAGCCGTCTACAATCGAGGGACGTCGCTACTCCCTGTCGCCGCCGACACGCTCGATTCGGTCCGCGACGACGAGGGAGCGCTCTCCGAGACGGCAGTGGCCCGAGACGCGGTGAGCCGATACTACGATCGGCTCCATGGGGAGAAAGACGTCGGCAAACAGTCGTACGCGGAGTTCGTCGACGAGGCGCGCGCCGACGAACTGGGGAAACTGTCGCTCATCGGCCAGCGACGGACGGCCGATGTTCTCGTGATACGAACCGAAAACGAGCGTGAACTCGTTGACGACTTTGCCGAGGCAGCGAAGAACCACTCTTTCGACGAGATGGATCGGCTACGTGACGCAACGAAACCTCTTCGGATTTCCGTTCCGGTGTACCGTGAGGACAGCGACAGGGCCGATTCGATCCGGAAATTAACGCCTGTGATCGACAGAGAGGAAGGATTGTGGCGATTGGACACTCGGGATCAAGGATCGTTTTTCGATGTCACGAAGGGTTTCGTCGATCCCGAAAGTACCGTTGACCACCAGTTTCTATGA